A window of the Halostagnicola kamekurae genome harbors these coding sequences:
- a CDS encoding pyridoxamine 5'-phosphate oxidase family protein, whose translation MPVGTVPRVEMIVDELDTYGVERMDDEAIERFLAIQHVGILGLATSGAPYLLPMSFGYDGGTSLYFSFFAGSESRKSDLADRSDTCSFLVYNAETMFHWRSVFLEGTIRRLSEAESTALTETQIPAWQPELFQTADDRDETKLYELEVAEWTGIRHAVRPPMYYERVDRNSTDGTN comes from the coding sequence ATGCCAGTCGGGACCGTACCTCGAGTCGAGATGATCGTCGACGAACTCGATACGTACGGGGTCGAACGGATGGACGACGAAGCGATCGAGCGGTTTCTCGCGATTCAGCACGTGGGGATTCTCGGCCTCGCTACGTCGGGCGCACCGTATCTCTTGCCGATGTCGTTCGGATACGACGGGGGAACGTCCCTCTACTTCTCATTTTTCGCAGGGAGCGAGAGTCGAAAATCGGATCTTGCCGACCGTTCAGATACGTGTAGCTTTCTCGTCTACAACGCCGAAACGATGTTTCACTGGCGAAGTGTCTTTCTCGAGGGAACGATTCGACGGCTTTCTGAGGCGGAATCGACAGCACTCACAGAGACACAGATCCCCGCGTGGCAGCCGGAACTGTTCCAGACGGCGGACGATCGGGATGAGACGAAGCTGTACGAACTCGAGGTCGCGGAGTGGACCGGGATCAGACACGCCGTTCGACCGCCGATGTATTACGAGCGGGTGGATCGAAATAGCACTGATGGAACCAATTGA
- a CDS encoding NAD(P)/FAD-dependent oxidoreductase — protein MSPNTCPQYEVVVVGGGPAGLTTALYTTRLGHQTAVFEGEGGRHAAVNHVHNVLGISPDISGRELASHALEQVETYGGDIYLDIVENIDTVEGDYPFRLEAAHATVESKRVVLATGFRDHSPDVPGLREFTGRGLYYCLHCDAYALGDGSVYVLGHDDDAAHAAMTMLNFTEDVDLLLDGRDPQWDDDTDEQLRAHPIERVEPKVVETYTADTDDDRFGGLTFTDGTARDYLGGFAMYGMTYNTPLAESLECDLTDDGAIDVDERRETSVEGVYAVGDVTHGQNQTPIAIGDGAYAGISIHKDIRRFPLSLETIDSLNAPESGTSDSPVTAPGTGPELRARMRRMQDRTTNPGLRGPPPDR, from the coding sequence ATGTCACCTAACACTTGTCCACAGTACGAGGTCGTCGTCGTTGGCGGCGGACCCGCCGGCCTGACCACCGCACTGTACACCACGCGTCTGGGCCACCAAACCGCCGTATTCGAGGGCGAGGGCGGCCGTCACGCGGCGGTCAACCACGTACACAATGTGTTGGGAATCTCACCGGACATCTCCGGTCGAGAACTTGCTTCCCATGCGCTCGAGCAGGTCGAAACGTATGGCGGAGATATCTACCTGGATATCGTCGAGAACATTGACACTGTCGAGGGCGACTACCCCTTCCGTCTCGAGGCCGCCCACGCGACGGTCGAATCGAAACGAGTCGTGCTAGCGACCGGGTTTCGCGATCACAGCCCCGATGTACCGGGGCTTCGAGAGTTCACCGGCCGCGGGTTGTACTACTGTCTACACTGTGATGCGTACGCACTCGGCGATGGCTCGGTGTACGTCCTCGGCCACGACGACGATGCGGCACACGCCGCGATGACGATGCTCAACTTCACCGAGGATGTCGACCTCCTGCTCGACGGACGTGACCCTCAGTGGGACGACGATACAGACGAACAGCTACGCGCTCACCCGATCGAGCGCGTCGAACCGAAGGTCGTCGAAACGTACACCGCCGACACGGACGATGACCGATTCGGCGGACTCACCTTCACTGACGGGACGGCTCGCGACTACCTCGGCGGGTTCGCGATGTACGGAATGACGTACAACACTCCGCTCGCCGAATCACTCGAGTGTGACCTGACGGACGACGGGGCAATCGACGTCGACGAGCGTCGCGAGACGAGCGTCGAGGGGGTGTACGCAGTGGGAGACGTTACTCACGGCCAAAATCAGACCCCGATCGCGATCGGCGACGGTGCGTATGCCGGGATCTCGATCCATAAGGATATACGACGGTTTCCGCTGTCTCTCGAGACGATCGACTCACTGAATGCCCCCGAATCAGGCACCTCGGACTCCCCGGTTACTGCCCCCGGAACCGGTCCCGAGCTTCGGGCGCGGATGCGACGAATGCAGGATCGAACGACCAACCCGGGCCTTCGCGGGCCGCCGCCGGATCGATGA
- a CDS encoding NADH-quinone oxidoreductase subunit D, with product MSEQPQHESGRIPPEFDHQRDDRIDERALEDILGDDAIGRDEHENAPAFIIRPDTVQEVLERLRDEAGFDHLSLITPQEYEDRYESLIHLTKYHERTHEVTLVVRLPKDAPVCQTAEPVFRTADWHEREAFDLVGIDYEGHPDPRRILLPETWQGHPLSLRYDQDKPQVVTLPQHTSSPRHELTDDESDTMFINIGPHHPATHGVLHLKTTLDGETVVDVDPDVGYLHRCEEQMCQQGTYRHQIIPYADRWDYTANLPNEWAVARAIEDLADIEVPEYAQVLRTMTTEFGRMLGHFLALGTFALDVYGDFTAIFQYAFRDREIVQDIMEDLTGQRMMFYYFRLGGVAWDLPEPRDEFFDQIRDFIDELPAKLQEYRDLLTTNEIFQIRCVDTGILEPAVAKEYGCTGPVARGSGIDYDLRRDDPYGYYPELEWNVVTEDGCDNYSRVLVRMDEVEESAKIVEQCVDLLEEWPESERDIQSNVPRTLKPPADAETYRAVEIAKGELGVYVRSDGTNSPARFKIRSPCFHNLSALPEMAEGEYVADLIASLGSLDIVLGSVDR from the coding sequence ATGAGCGAACAACCACAGCACGAATCAGGGCGCATTCCGCCTGAATTCGATCACCAGCGAGACGACCGGATCGACGAGCGAGCCCTCGAGGATATCCTCGGGGACGACGCAATCGGTCGGGATGAGCACGAGAACGCGCCTGCGTTCATCATCAGACCCGACACGGTACAGGAGGTCCTCGAAAGACTCAGGGATGAAGCGGGATTCGACCACCTGTCGCTGATTACTCCACAGGAATATGAGGACCGTTACGAATCCCTGATACACTTGACAAAGTATCACGAGCGGACCCACGAGGTCACTCTCGTGGTCCGTCTTCCGAAGGATGCTCCCGTCTGTCAGACCGCCGAACCCGTGTTTCGGACCGCCGACTGGCACGAACGCGAGGCGTTCGACCTCGTCGGCATCGATTACGAAGGGCACCCGGACCCGCGCCGGATCCTTTTACCCGAGACGTGGCAGGGCCATCCGCTGTCGCTGCGGTACGATCAGGACAAGCCCCAGGTAGTCACCCTTCCCCAGCACACGAGCTCGCCCCGTCACGAGTTGACCGACGACGAGTCGGATACGATGTTCATCAACATCGGCCCCCACCATCCGGCGACGCACGGGGTCTTGCACCTGAAAACGACCCTCGACGGCGAGACGGTCGTGGACGTCGACCCCGACGTTGGGTATCTTCACCGCTGCGAAGAGCAGATGTGCCAACAAGGGACCTACCGTCACCAGATCATCCCGTACGCCGATCGGTGGGATTACACCGCCAACCTTCCCAACGAGTGGGCCGTCGCTCGGGCGATCGAGGATCTCGCGGACATCGAGGTTCCCGAGTACGCACAAGTGTTGCGGACGATGACGACCGAGTTCGGGCGGATGCTCGGACACTTTCTGGCGCTCGGAACGTTCGCGCTCGACGTCTACGGCGATTTCACGGCCATCTTCCAATATGCGTTTCGCGACCGCGAAATAGTTCAAGACATCATGGAGGATCTCACGGGCCAGCGAATGATGTTCTACTACTTCCGACTCGGCGGTGTTGCGTGGGATCTCCCAGAGCCCCGCGATGAGTTTTTCGATCAGATCCGCGACTTCATCGACGAATTACCCGCAAAGTTACAGGAGTACAGGGATCTACTCACGACGAACGAAATCTTCCAGATCCGCTGTGTTGACACCGGAATCCTCGAACCGGCTGTCGCAAAAGAATACGGCTGTACGGGGCCGGTCGCGCGCGGATCGGGCATCGATTACGACCTTCGCCGGGACGATCCGTACGGTTACTATCCCGAACTCGAGTGGAACGTCGTCACCGAGGACGGCTGTGACAACTACAGTCGCGTCCTCGTACGCATGGACGAAGTCGAGGAATCGGCGAAGATCGTCGAACAGTGCGTCGATCTGCTCGAGGAGTGGCCCGAGAGCGAACGAGACATCCAAAGTAACGTTCCCCGAACGCTCAAGCCGCCGGCTGATGCGGAAACCTACCGTGCGGTCGAAATCGCGAAGGGGGAACTCGGGGTGTACGTCCGCTCGGACGGAACGAACTCGCCGGCGCGGTTCAAGATTCGAAGCCCCTGTTTCCACAACCTCTCGGCGCTCCCGGAGATGGCTGAAGGGGAGTACGTCGCCGACCTGATAGCCTCCCTGGGAAGTCTCGATATCGTGCTCGGGAGCGTCGACCGGTGA
- a CDS encoding PAS domain-containing sensor histidine kinase yields MTDSPDSTESNFWADTKSDAVLRRFQALVNVIDDGIYQLDSTGNFVAVNDSIVEITGYSRDRLFGAHVSLLLNETDVGHMNSVIQTRLQTDDWDPPTLEFAIETADREKRLCELRFDLLLEDEIYRGTVGVLRDISTTANRIKCEQKLTQYETIVETIEDGIYVLNEDSRFVVVNQAYVEMTGYSREELLGSHCSLVVGTDVSTKAAEQSMNLLGADEDAATIEADIVRSDGAEIPAESKFTPIISDNGEFRGTVGVVRDVSERNGREQELQKYETIVETVEDGIYVLDENGYLTMVNQSFADMLGYSPKELEGAHAADIVDEGVHQSAKEIEEEIVQGDSDNPSLEATVKTAAGDRIPTEATFAVFPSESKERERVGVVRDITERKERERALEESEQRYRTLIDHFPGAVGLYNEEFEYTVAGGELFESLEISYDEVVGSTIYERYPDDLVERIEPYFKAVFDGESNTFEEQYHNRDFWAHTLPVRNSDCDIFAGMLMVQDITERKEYQRKIEESNERLEQFAYAASHDLREPLRMITSYLQLVDRRYRDKLDEDGREFIEFAVDGADRMQDMIEGLLNYSRVERQGNSFESVDLDTVFENVVDDLQVKIAESNAEISAESLPRVQGDAGQLRQVFQNLLSNAITYSGTEKPQVYVTSVIDDEEVIVSVRDEGVGINVDDQNRIFEVFQRLHTHEEYSGTGIGLALCDRIIERHGGDIWVESEPGEGSTFSFMLPTTSSGR; encoded by the coding sequence ATGACAGACAGCCCAGATAGCACGGAATCAAACTTTTGGGCAGACACAAAGAGTGACGCGGTGCTCCGGCGATTTCAAGCTCTCGTCAACGTTATCGACGATGGAATATACCAGCTTGATTCTACAGGGAATTTTGTTGCGGTCAATGATTCGATCGTAGAGATAACAGGCTATAGCCGAGATAGATTGTTTGGCGCACACGTATCACTACTGTTGAATGAAACCGATGTTGGTCACATGAATAGTGTAATCCAGACCCGCCTCCAAACCGACGATTGGGACCCTCCTACGCTCGAGTTTGCAATTGAGACTGCAGACAGAGAGAAAAGATTGTGCGAATTGCGGTTTGATCTGTTACTAGAAGACGAGATCTATCGAGGAACTGTTGGTGTTCTTCGCGATATCAGTACTACCGCTAATCGTATTAAATGTGAGCAGAAACTAACTCAGTACGAAACCATCGTTGAGACCATAGAGGACGGTATCTACGTCCTTAACGAGGATTCTCGTTTTGTGGTTGTGAACCAAGCGTACGTCGAGATGACTGGATACTCGCGTGAAGAACTTTTGGGATCACACTGTTCGCTCGTGGTCGGGACTGACGTATCGACTAAAGCAGCAGAACAGTCGATGAATCTACTCGGGGCTGATGAGGATGCTGCGACTATCGAGGCCGATATCGTGCGAAGCGATGGAGCGGAAATACCCGCTGAGAGCAAGTTCACACCCATCATCTCCGACAACGGAGAATTCCGCGGCACTGTTGGAGTGGTACGTGACGTTTCCGAACGGAACGGGCGGGAGCAAGAATTGCAAAAATACGAGACGATTGTTGAAACCGTCGAGGATGGGATCTATGTTCTTGACGAAAATGGATATCTAACCATGGTGAACCAGTCTTTTGCAGATATGCTGGGGTACTCACCGAAAGAACTGGAGGGAGCACATGCAGCCGATATCGTGGACGAAGGGGTTCACCAGAGTGCAAAGGAGATAGAAGAAGAGATCGTCCAAGGGGATTCAGATAATCCGTCGCTGGAAGCAACAGTGAAAACTGCTGCCGGCGATCGAATCCCTACTGAAGCGACTTTTGCGGTTTTCCCATCCGAATCGAAAGAGCGTGAGCGTGTGGGCGTCGTTCGAGATATCACTGAACGGAAAGAAAGAGAACGGGCCTTAGAGGAAAGCGAACAACGGTATCGAACACTTATTGATCACTTCCCGGGAGCAGTTGGGCTCTACAACGAGGAGTTCGAATATACGGTGGCGGGCGGTGAATTGTTTGAAAGCCTCGAGATTTCGTATGATGAAGTAGTCGGTTCGACGATCTATGAACGATATCCAGACGATCTTGTAGAGCGAATTGAGCCATACTTCAAAGCCGTCTTTGATGGCGAATCAAACACGTTCGAGGAGCAGTACCATAATCGTGATTTTTGGGCGCATACCCTCCCCGTGAGAAACAGCGACTGCGACATATTCGCAGGAATGTTGATGGTGCAGGACATCACCGAGCGAAAAGAATACCAGCGCAAGATTGAAGAGTCAAACGAGCGACTAGAGCAATTTGCGTACGCTGCATCTCACGACTTACGAGAACCGCTTCGAATGATCACGAGTTACCTCCAGTTAGTCGACCGACGATATAGAGACAAACTTGACGAGGACGGGCGGGAATTCATCGAATTTGCTGTCGACGGGGCAGATCGGATGCAGGACATGATCGAAGGATTACTCAACTACTCTCGAGTTGAAAGACAGGGTAATTCTTTCGAATCGGTCGATCTTGATACGGTGTTTGAGAATGTAGTTGATGATCTGCAGGTGAAAATCGCTGAGAGCAATGCAGAGATATCCGCAGAGTCGTTACCGCGGGTACAGGGGGATGCTGGGCAGCTCCGACAGGTCTTCCAAAACCTTCTGAGCAATGCTATTACGTACAGTGGAACTGAGAAGCCACAAGTGTATGTTACCTCCGTGATAGATGATGAGGAAGTGATCGTGTCTGTCCGCGATGAAGGTGTTGGTATCAACGTCGATGATCAAAACCGAATCTTCGAAGTGTTTCAGCGTCTCCACACCCATGAGGAGTATTCAGGGACAGGGATCGGTCTCGCTCTCTGTGACCGAATAATTGAACGGCACGGGGGCGACATCTGGGTTGAATCAGAACCTGGGGAAGGCTCCACGTTTTCCTTTATGCTACCAACGACTTCTTCTGGACGGTAG
- a CDS encoding extracellular solute-binding protein: MSDANGMTRRSVLTTGVTAGSLALAGCIAGLTGGDGETYTVGYGEYEEEINSSSFPDELQVYCVQTGWMNWGAVMEAFEEKYDVALYDAQGSSGEALDDMRANAQNPTHSAYNGGYSFGLQAMNDDLTTDYKPVNWDIVPDDLKTQNGHVTATRQVTTSVTYRTDIYEKRGLDAPETWEDLKHPDIAKDLAFTPPHTANGQASALSVNRAYGGDLNNLDPVIKYHEDIAEHGADFRRNVEGPMTAGEISTVVEYDYTGLNLKYNNDEFDEDQIDVAILEGPDGEPGAMNVPYGYALLRNAPNPEAAKLFMDYVMTDECQELFFDAYVRPIRASELDQPDEFPDQSSYEAAQFTVDQETLVENQTDIQEELVDRTPLQGAQ, from the coding sequence ATGTCCGATGCAAACGGGATGACGCGGCGATCAGTACTCACAACCGGAGTTACTGCTGGCTCACTCGCATTAGCAGGGTGTATAGCTGGATTGACAGGAGGCGATGGCGAGACCTACACAGTCGGCTATGGCGAGTACGAAGAAGAGATCAACTCCTCTTCGTTTCCGGATGAATTGCAGGTTTACTGTGTCCAGACCGGGTGGATGAACTGGGGGGCTGTTATGGAGGCGTTTGAAGAGAAATATGATGTCGCGCTGTACGACGCACAGGGGTCTTCGGGCGAGGCGCTCGATGATATGCGCGCCAACGCCCAGAACCCGACGCACTCGGCGTACAACGGCGGCTACTCGTTCGGTCTGCAGGCGATGAACGACGATTTGACAACTGACTACAAGCCGGTTAACTGGGATATCGTCCCCGACGATCTGAAGACCCAAAACGGACACGTCACTGCGACGCGGCAGGTGACAACGTCAGTGACCTACCGGACGGATATCTACGAGAAACGGGGACTTGACGCTCCCGAAACCTGGGAGGATCTCAAACATCCGGACATCGCGAAGGATCTGGCCTTCACGCCGCCACACACGGCAAACGGTCAGGCCTCCGCGCTATCTGTCAACCGGGCCTACGGTGGCGACCTGAACAACCTCGACCCCGTCATCAAGTACCACGAAGATATCGCTGAACATGGCGCGGATTTCCGGCGCAACGTCGAGGGACCGATGACCGCCGGCGAGATATCCACGGTCGTCGAATACGACTACACCGGTCTCAACCTCAAGTACAACAACGACGAGTTCGACGAGGACCAGATCGACGTGGCGATCCTCGAGGGACCCGACGGTGAGCCGGGTGCGATGAACGTTCCCTACGGCTACGCCCTGTTGCGAAACGCGCCCAATCCCGAGGCGGCGAAGCTATTCATGGACTACGTCATGACCGATGAATGCCAAGAGCTGTTCTTCGACGCCTATGTCCGTCCGATTCGGGCGAGCGAACTCGATCAGCCAGACGAGTTCCCGGATCAATCGTCCTACGAGGCCGCGCAGTTCACGGTCGATCAGGAGACGCTCGTTGAGAACCAGACGGACATTCAGGAAGAGCTCGTCGACCGAACGCCGCTGCAGGGGGCCCAGTGA
- a CDS encoding ABC transporter permease produces MSVRKSAAGSIRRVATLTSTTVRPTTERERERRRIALLCLPFFVLALVAGFAPLVMLARISLAEDTIWMEGWSLGAWETLATTAEYRVVAWNTLWFVALATAVSVALGVAVAHALEKYDLPAEKAMVAAVSFPIALPGIIVAYLILVLLGRQGLVTNAISVATGGASLELATATTIIGLFLGFVYSLLPRATMVLRGTYAEINTQAEEAARTLGASRWQTFYHVTLPEIRPGIVAAAILTFRSGLAIFGTVLILQSHQVITLQIHNEMSVGAYNPDVAAAIGIVYVVFIVAFTFIGLRFVENDAVEI; encoded by the coding sequence ATGTCCGTCCGGAAATCGGCAGCGGGGTCAATTCGGCGTGTCGCGACGCTTACCTCGACGACCGTTCGGCCGACGACCGAGCGCGAACGCGAACGGCGACGGATCGCACTGCTCTGTCTGCCCTTTTTCGTGCTCGCGCTCGTCGCGGGCTTTGCCCCGTTGGTAATGCTCGCCCGGATCAGTCTCGCCGAGGATACGATCTGGATGGAGGGGTGGTCGCTCGGGGCCTGGGAGACGCTCGCGACCACCGCCGAGTACCGAGTAGTCGCCTGGAACACGCTGTGGTTCGTCGCGCTCGCGACGGCGGTCAGCGTCGCGCTCGGCGTCGCCGTCGCACACGCTCTCGAGAAGTACGACCTCCCAGCCGAGAAAGCCATGGTCGCCGCGGTGTCGTTCCCAATCGCACTGCCGGGCATTATCGTCGCATACCTGATACTCGTCCTCCTGGGTCGACAGGGGCTGGTGACGAACGCGATCAGCGTCGCGACGGGCGGGGCGTCACTCGAACTCGCGACCGCGACCACAATCATCGGTCTCTTCCTCGGATTCGTCTACTCGCTGCTCCCGCGGGCGACCATGGTGTTGCGCGGAACCTACGCAGAGATCAACACGCAGGCCGAGGAGGCAGCGCGCACGCTCGGCGCGAGCCGATGGCAGACGTTCTATCACGTTACGCTCCCCGAAATCCGTCCGGGGATCGTGGCGGCCGCGATTCTGACGTTTCGCTCCGGGCTCGCAATCTTTGGAACCGTGTTGATCTTGCAGAGCCATCAGGTTATCACGCTTCAGATACACAACGAGATGAGCGTCGGCGCGTACAACCCGGACGTCGCGGCCGCCATCGGGATCGTCTACGTGGTCTTCATCGTCGCGTTCACGTTCATCGGGCTACGTTTCGTCGAAAACGATGCGGTGGAGATCTGA
- a CDS encoding ABC transporter permease gives MTGTSKPDENGDGPAATDGSGSVDPRADGGISETTSTTETTTAEVGARSGTALSTVVGRPILVALVTIIVAFLTGPVLVTFVSSFAQSATGVVPRGFVTFEHWRQVLGFGDFGVRTNALPGLAFSLAVATGGMVLNVIIGVPVAYALARYDFFARNWVNTFAILPLVPGLILGIAFVQTYPNHGRSALGLIVGYCLLKSPYMVLTVQSSFQSMDLVRLEESARSLGASWPRTFLTIIVPHAKRGIVAGCIITWTLAAAEFNFTYMVASGSPDPFAIFLYRNISNATHLQSAAAVSVYFVIVVAAILVLQLLGNRGFSTAQR, from the coding sequence ATGACTGGGACCTCGAAACCGGACGAAAACGGCGACGGCCCGGCGGCGACGGACGGATCTGGATCCGTCGATCCGCGCGCAGACGGCGGCATCAGTGAGACGACAAGCACCACCGAGACGACTACCGCCGAAGTGGGGGCGCGATCCGGAACGGCGCTGTCGACGGTGGTCGGCCGGCCGATTCTGGTCGCCCTCGTCACGATCATCGTCGCGTTCCTGACCGGTCCCGTCCTCGTGACATTCGTCTCGTCGTTCGCACAGTCAGCGACCGGCGTCGTCCCTCGAGGGTTCGTTACGTTCGAGCACTGGCGACAGGTACTCGGCTTCGGCGATTTCGGCGTGCGAACGAACGCACTCCCGGGGCTTGCGTTCAGTCTTGCGGTCGCCACCGGCGGGATGGTCCTGAACGTGATCATCGGCGTTCCCGTCGCGTATGCGCTCGCACGATACGATTTCTTCGCGCGGAACTGGGTCAACACGTTCGCCATCCTGCCGCTTGTCCCGGGGTTGATACTCGGGATCGCGTTCGTTCAGACCTACCCGAACCACGGCCGATCGGCGCTGGGACTGATCGTGGGCTACTGTCTCCTCAAATCGCCGTACATGGTCCTGACGGTCCAGAGTTCGTTCCAGTCGATGGATCTGGTCCGCCTCGAGGAGAGCGCGCGATCGCTGGGCGCCTCGTGGCCGCGGACGTTTCTGACGATCATCGTTCCCCACGCCAAACGGGGGATCGTCGCCGGCTGTATCATCACCTGGACGCTCGCGGCCGCGGAGTTCAACTTCACGTACATGGTAGCGAGCGGTAGTCCAGACCCGTTCGCGATCTTCCTCTACCGGAACATCTCGAACGCGACGCACTTGCAATCGGCGGCCGCCGTCTCCGTTTACTTCGTGATCGTGGTGGCCGCGATACTCGTCCTCCAACTGCTTGGCAATAGAGGGTTCTCGACTGCACAACGATGA
- a CDS encoding ABC transporter ATP-binding protein, producing the protein MSDVTLEALTKTYGDEVAVDGIDLTIRDGEILGIVGPSGCGKTTTLRTIAGFETPTHGRVLFDGVDITNVPPEERNAGLVFQSYALFDTMTVRENVAFGPKMQGVSKEKRRDRADELLAMLDIGELADRRPATLSGGQQQRVGLARALAIEPHVLLLDEPMTGLDAELKARLREEIGDLLADLEVTALYVTHDQEEAMAMCDRIAVLNDGTVEQVGTPAEIYRHPTNAFVANFIGSSTLLEGSAENGHIDLGYAQLGIEAPTSGTVTLAARPRAFDLEGTGPISAKVTNVTYLGDRTQLTATVPDGTPVTLYADGAEQYQLGETISLSIDDSRVQILGSQ; encoded by the coding sequence GTGAGTGACGTCACCCTCGAGGCGCTGACGAAAACCTACGGCGACGAGGTGGCCGTCGACGGGATCGATCTGACGATCCGGGACGGCGAGATTCTCGGCATCGTCGGCCCCTCGGGCTGCGGGAAGACGACGACGCTGCGGACGATCGCCGGCTTCGAAACACCGACTCACGGCCGGGTGCTGTTCGATGGGGTCGACATCACCAACGTTCCGCCGGAGGAGCGAAACGCCGGGCTGGTCTTCCAGTCGTACGCCCTGTTCGATACCATGACCGTGCGCGAGAACGTCGCGTTCGGCCCGAAGATGCAGGGCGTCTCGAAAGAGAAACGACGCGATCGTGCCGACGAACTACTCGCCATGCTCGATATTGGGGAACTGGCCGATCGCCGTCCGGCGACGCTATCGGGCGGCCAACAGCAACGCGTTGGACTCGCACGGGCGCTCGCGATCGAACCCCACGTACTCCTCCTCGATGAGCCAATGACCGGCCTAGACGCGGAGCTCAAGGCGCGTCTTCGCGAGGAAATCGGCGATCTCCTCGCCGATCTCGAGGTGACTGCGCTCTACGTCACCCACGATCAGGAGGAGGCGATGGCAATGTGTGACCGGATCGCCGTCCTCAACGACGGCACTGTCGAACAGGTCGGGACGCCGGCGGAGATCTATCGCCACCCGACCAACGCCTTCGTCGCGAACTTCATCGGAAGTTCGACGCTGCTCGAGGGGAGCGCCGAAAACGGCCACATCGATCTTGGATACGCGCAACTCGGGATCGAGGCGCCCACGAGTGGGACCGTCACGCTCGCAGCACGCCCCAGAGCGTTCGATCTCGAGGGCACAGGCCCGATCAGTGCGAAGGTGACGAACGTCACTTACCTCGGCGACCGAACGCAACTGACAGCCACAGTACCAGACGGGACTCCTGTCACGCTATACGCCGACGGTGCGGAGCAGTACCAGTTGGGCGAGACGATCTCCCTCTCTATCGACGATTCCCGAGTCCAGATTCTCGGGAGCCAGTGA
- a CDS encoding OsmC family protein, with product MTTDEIQDAATQRKGEIEHGVDAGRHLEFVDWLEANPEDGMLEFRATGVTEEVANRTTATIGDWALGGEEMGDDREHVLEFGLPPELEEAMAYVEPTDRYEAIEGALAGLTACINGTVVYNAIREGMNVEEVTTTVRAPVDLRMLFGIHDIDRAHDMYGELEIDVNVTGDLTTAEQSMIREFPKRSPVYNLVTLEHPNRPNVQLQSAD from the coding sequence ATGACTACAGATGAAATACAGGACGCTGCAACACAGCGGAAAGGAGAGATCGAACACGGTGTCGATGCTGGCCGCCACCTCGAATTCGTCGATTGGCTCGAGGCAAATCCAGAAGACGGAATGCTCGAATTCCGGGCCACAGGTGTCACCGAGGAGGTCGCCAACCGGACGACCGCAACGATCGGGGACTGGGCGCTCGGCGGCGAGGAGATGGGAGATGACCGTGAACACGTTCTCGAGTTCGGTCTCCCGCCGGAACTCGAGGAGGCGATGGCATACGTCGAGCCGACCGATCGCTACGAGGCCATCGAAGGGGCGCTTGCGGGACTGACCGCGTGCATCAACGGAACGGTTGTCTACAACGCGATCCGCGAAGGAATGAACGTCGAAGAGGTGACGACAACCGTCCGCGCTCCCGTCGATCTTCGGATGCTGTTCGGAATCCACGATATCGACAGAGCACACGACATGTACGGCGAACTCGAGATTGATGTGAACGTGACTGGTGATCTAACCACCGCAGAGCAATCGATGATCCGTGAGTTCCCAAAGCGGTCGCCGGTCTACAATCTCGTGACGCTCGAGCATCCAAACAGGCCGAACGTCCAGCTACAATCGGCAGACTGA
- a CDS encoding DUF1059 domain-containing protein, translated as MVTERYRFECHDVADCDVIIYSEFEESIYEAARSHLKDVHGRDVSDEEVAPYIEAL; from the coding sequence ATGGTCACAGAACGATATCGGTTTGAGTGTCACGACGTCGCAGACTGCGATGTGATCATCTACAGCGAGTTCGAAGAGTCGATATATGAGGCTGCGCGATCCCACCTGAAAGACGTACACGGACGAGACGTATCCGACGAAGAAGTGGCACCGTATATCGAAGCGCTCTGA